In Gemmatimonadota bacterium, one genomic interval encodes:
- a CDS encoding TonB-dependent receptor has protein sequence MAKTYRFGNSLDAKYDGTWRTTWMQAAVFAAALALLAFTAMEARGQASMGRISGTVVDAETGDPLIGATVVVVGLELGAMADLEGAFLIRNVPAGLHTVQVSMIGYARKRVTEIQVDPGQVSRIDITVEQELIVADVVEVTARSLENTEASLLKRRQNALSISDAISAEDISRGAQGDVAAAMTRVTGASVVDGKYVYIRGLGERYSTAQLNGTSLPNADPNSKSVQMDIFAANLLDNITTEKTFTPDKPGNFTGGSVNVKTKSLPESFTMSFSTATKYNTQSSFKDMLSYDGGEYDFLGFDDGTRDIPLPLRNPDVEIPSITSALRDPEAAQLLDLYSRSFTDKSMTPTTIEGGLGQSYAFSIGNQTEIAERPFGMLGSVSYNRNISAYDNGASGIWKRVSRESEGLNRERFATDMSGSEEVLWGGLVNATYQPSITHEIGVNVLYNRSGEKLSRFQTGAWPSSLPGENVRYETRVLSFIEREMRSLQFRGKHVMPSVSNMEIEWTGAFIRSNQDEPDLRYFTNEFQTVDAAGEGAPDIDSYTIALSNYAAPTRYFRNLEESNRDFKLDMTLPFTPWDGLTARLKFGGAYLHKDHTFRERRFSFRQDALQYRNDPVVFFSTARTGILPDELQDTPGFTRFGNFVSEDTDLKNNYDGDQEIRAGYLMLDLPLTRRFKITGGARYESTLLDVASHETSLAPGRLDEKDWLPSINTVYQVVDNMNVRGAYSRTLARPSFRELAPFASFLFVGDYIFVGNSELKRTLIDNYDFRWEWFNRPGEIYALSYFYKKFENPIERAIVTTNGEIQFQNVDRARVSGLELEFRKQLDQLHPSLGNFQVGGNLSLIRSQVDIAPSELAIIRALDPGAAQTRKLQGQSPYVVNIDAMYDNTDIGTLVSVHYNIFGERLSEVSTGGTPNAFEQPAGMLDITGSQRLWDRVTLKFSAKNLLDPDIKKVHPFNNEEFIRSLYKRGRTFSLGFSYGI, from the coding sequence ATGGCGAAGACATACCGGTTCGGGAACAGCCTCGACGCGAAATACGACGGAACCTGGCGGACCACATGGATGCAGGCAGCGGTATTCGCGGCCGCACTCGCGCTCCTGGCGTTCACCGCGATGGAGGCCCGCGGACAGGCGTCCATGGGCCGCATTTCGGGTACGGTCGTGGATGCGGAGACAGGCGATCCGCTCATCGGCGCCACGGTGGTGGTGGTGGGCCTGGAGCTTGGCGCGATGGCCGATCTCGAAGGCGCCTTCCTGATCCGGAATGTCCCCGCGGGACTGCACACCGTCCAGGTATCCATGATCGGGTACGCGCGGAAGCGGGTCACCGAGATCCAGGTCGACCCGGGCCAGGTGAGCAGAATAGACATAACCGTCGAACAGGAACTCATCGTGGCGGACGTGGTGGAGGTGACGGCCCGGTCCCTGGAAAACACGGAAGCGTCACTGTTGAAGCGCCGCCAGAACGCCCTTTCCATCAGCGACGCCATCAGCGCCGAGGATATCTCCCGGGGCGCCCAGGGCGACGTGGCCGCGGCCATGACCCGCGTCACCGGCGCTTCGGTGGTGGACGGCAAGTACGTCTATATTCGCGGACTGGGCGAACGGTACAGTACCGCCCAGCTGAACGGTACCTCCCTGCCGAACGCCGATCCCAACAGCAAGTCGGTCCAGATGGATATCTTCGCGGCGAACCTGCTGGACAACATCACCACGGAAAAGACCTTCACGCCGGACAAGCCGGGCAACTTCACCGGCGGCAGCGTCAACGTAAAGACCAAGTCCCTGCCCGAATCTTTCACCATGTCCTTCTCCACGGCCACGAAGTACAACACCCAGTCTTCCTTCAAGGACATGCTGAGCTACGATGGCGGCGAATACGATTTCCTGGGCTTCGACGACGGCACCCGGGATATTCCCCTGCCCCTGCGGAATCCCGACGTGGAGATTCCCAGCATCACCAGCGCACTCCGGGACCCGGAAGCCGCGCAACTCCTGGATCTGTATTCCAGGTCGTTTACCGACAAGTCGATGACGCCGACCACCATTGAAGGCGGACTCGGTCAGAGCTACGCGTTTTCGATCGGCAACCAGACCGAGATCGCGGAACGTCCGTTCGGGATGCTGGGCAGCGTGAGCTACAATCGGAACATCTCGGCGTATGACAACGGCGCGTCCGGGATCTGGAAGCGCGTGTCCCGGGAGTCCGAAGGGTTGAACAGGGAGCGGTTCGCGACGGACATGAGCGGGTCCGAAGAAGTGCTCTGGGGCGGCCTCGTGAACGCGACCTACCAACCGAGCATCACCCACGAGATCGGCGTCAATGTACTTTATAACCGCAGCGGCGAAAAACTGTCCCGATTCCAGACCGGCGCCTGGCCTTCTTCCCTGCCCGGTGAAAACGTGCGGTACGAGACCCGCGTGCTGTCCTTCATCGAGCGCGAGATGCGGTCCCTGCAGTTCCGCGGCAAGCACGTTATGCCGTCCGTATCCAACATGGAAATCGAATGGACCGGCGCCTTCATCAGGTCGAACCAGGACGAGCCGGACCTGCGGTACTTTACCAACGAATTCCAGACGGTCGATGCGGCCGGCGAAGGTGCGCCGGATATCGACAGCTACACGATCGCCCTGTCCAACTACGCGGCGCCGACCCGATACTTCCGCAACCTGGAAGAATCCAACCGGGACTTCAAGCTGGATATGACGCTGCCCTTTACGCCATGGGACGGACTGACGGCTCGCCTGAAGTTCGGCGGGGCCTACCTGCACAAGGACCACACCTTCAGGGAGCGGCGTTTTTCCTTCAGGCAGGACGCCCTGCAGTACCGAAATGACCCGGTGGTCTTCTTCTCCACGGCACGCACCGGGATCCTTCCCGACGAACTTCAGGATACGCCCGGGTTTACCCGGTTCGGGAATTTCGTTTCCGAGGACACGGACCTGAAGAACAACTACGACGGCGACCAGGAAATCCGGGCCGGTTACCTGATGCTGGACCTGCCGCTCACCAGGCGGTTCAAGATCACGGGCGGCGCCCGGTACGAGTCCACCCTGCTGGACGTGGCCAGCCATGAAACCTCCCTTGCACCCGGCAGGCTGGACGAGAAGGATTGGTTGCCCTCGATCAACACGGTGTACCAGGTCGTGGACAACATGAATGTCCGGGGCGCCTACAGCCGGACCCTGGCGCGGCCCTCCTTTCGCGAACTGGCCCCATTCGCCTCTTTCCTCTTTGTCGGCGATTACATCTTCGTGGGGAACAGCGAATTGAAGCGTACGCTGATCGACAATTACGATTTCCGATGGGAGTGGTTCAACCGTCCCGGCGAGATCTATGCCCTCAGCTATTTCTACAAGAAGTTCGAGAACCCGATCGAGCGCGCAATCGTGACGACGAACGGCGAAATCCAGTTTCAGAATGTCGACAGGGCGCGCGTCTCCGGGCTGGAACTGGAATTCCGGAAGCAGCTCGACCAGCTTCATCCGTCCCTGGGTAACTTCCAGGTCGGCGGCAACCTGTCCCTGATCAGGTCCCAGGTGGATATCGCGCCGTCAGAACTCGCCATCATCCGGGCGCTCGATCCCGGTGCGGCGCAGACCCGCAAGCTGCAGGGCCAGTCTCCCTACGTAGTCAACATCGACGCCATGTACGACAACACGGACATCGGTACCCTGGTGAGCGTCCACTACAACATCTTCGGCGAAAGGCTTTCCGAAGTGAGCACGGGCGGGACGCCCAACGCCTTCGAGCAGCCCGCCGGCATGCTGGACATCACGGGATCGCAGAGGCTGTGGGACCGGGTAACGCTGAAGTTCTCCGCCAAGAACCTGCTGGATCCGGACATCAAGAAGGTGCATCCGTTCAACAACGAGGAGTTCATCCGAAGCCTGTACAAGCGGGGCCGGACGTTCTCCCTGGGTTTCTCGTACGGGATATAA
- the ppk1 gene encoding polyphosphate kinase 1 has translation MSSPNGNNTRTATVRTIASRRAGRRFTHKPRPPVAPLVTNYWRPEHFFNRELSWMEFNARVLEEALDPTVPLLERVKFLAIFSTNLDEFFMIRVAGVKRQIDAQVQSTRTADGLSPREVMTALSSRMHELVNKQHGLFINEIRPQLTEQGIDILEPEQLSPSQKAYLDEYFRKTILPVVTPLAVDPGHPFPYLANGTLCLVAEIRKIQKSVFPHTDLSVIHLPTSVMPRFLELPSENGRQAFFMLEDVIQMNLDLFYNGYEVLNCASIRVTRDADVDYVEEGAEDLLKVIEEGIRNRRNGAAVRLQYDPELSSRILDVLVDELELEPEDLYPTEGFTAFSDLIELYDAVDRPDLMDEPFPPQPATSFEGAPSIWEAIKKDDILLHHPFHQFNAVVRFVSEAAEDPQVLAIKMTLYRVSANSPITRALTRAAQNGKEVSVLLELKARFDEAANIQWARQLEEAGAHVIYGIPGIKVHCKACLVVRREGEGIHRYCHLGTGNYNDKTARIYADFGLFTDKEEFGEDVTQLFNLLTGYALPSRFHHLILSPTSMREDMVKRLQRESDRARTGHPALVIAKINSLVDPDMIVALYQASQAGVRIQLIIRGICCLRPGVPGLSENISVISIVDRFLEHVRLFYFYNDGNPEYLFSSADWMDRNLNRRVEISFPVIDRALQAELWAYLKIQLKDNVKARELQSDGTYRYVKKAGRRFQSQRELYELACETVRINADRKMKQSAASRTALTARN, from the coding sequence ATGTCTTCCCCGAATGGAAACAACACCCGAACCGCCACGGTTCGAACCATCGCTTCGAGGAGAGCGGGACGCCGTTTTACCCACAAACCCCGGCCTCCCGTCGCGCCGCTGGTGACGAACTACTGGCGCCCGGAACACTTCTTCAACCGGGAACTGAGCTGGATGGAGTTCAACGCGCGGGTGCTGGAAGAAGCGCTCGACCCGACGGTTCCCCTGCTGGAACGGGTGAAGTTTCTGGCCATTTTCAGCACCAACCTGGACGAGTTCTTCATGATCCGCGTCGCCGGCGTCAAGCGACAGATCGACGCGCAGGTCCAGTCCACGCGTACCGCCGACGGCCTGAGTCCCCGCGAGGTGATGACCGCGCTCTCGTCCCGGATGCACGAACTGGTCAACAAGCAGCACGGCCTGTTCATCAACGAGATCCGCCCGCAACTCACCGAGCAGGGCATCGACATCCTGGAGCCCGAGCAACTCAGCCCTTCGCAGAAGGCCTATCTGGACGAGTACTTCCGGAAGACCATCCTGCCGGTGGTGACCCCGCTGGCGGTGGACCCCGGCCATCCGTTTCCCTATCTGGCCAACGGCACACTCTGTCTCGTGGCCGAAATCCGCAAGATCCAGAAGTCCGTTTTCCCCCATACGGACCTCTCGGTCATCCATCTGCCGACCTCGGTCATGCCGCGGTTTCTCGAACTCCCGTCCGAGAACGGCCGGCAGGCGTTCTTCATGCTGGAGGACGTCATCCAGATGAACCTCGACCTGTTCTACAACGGTTACGAGGTGCTGAACTGCGCGTCGATCCGCGTGACGCGGGACGCCGACGTGGATTACGTGGAGGAGGGCGCGGAGGACCTGCTCAAGGTCATCGAGGAGGGTATACGCAACCGGCGCAACGGTGCCGCGGTACGGCTGCAGTACGACCCCGAGCTGTCTTCGCGCATCCTGGACGTCCTGGTGGATGAACTGGAACTGGAGCCGGAGGACCTCTACCCCACGGAAGGCTTCACCGCTTTTTCCGATCTCATCGAACTGTACGATGCCGTCGACCGGCCCGATCTCATGGACGAACCCTTCCCACCCCAGCCGGCGACGTCCTTCGAAGGCGCGCCTTCCATCTGGGAAGCCATCAAGAAGGACGACATCCTGCTGCACCACCCCTTTCATCAGTTCAACGCGGTGGTCCGGTTCGTCTCGGAAGCGGCGGAGGATCCCCAGGTTCTCGCCATCAAGATGACGCTGTACCGGGTCAGCGCCAATTCGCCCATCACCCGGGCGTTGACGCGGGCGGCGCAGAACGGCAAGGAAGTCTCGGTGCTGCTGGAGTTAAAGGCCCGGTTCGACGAGGCCGCGAATATCCAGTGGGCCAGGCAGCTGGAGGAGGCGGGGGCCCATGTCATCTACGGCATACCGGGTATCAAGGTCCACTGCAAGGCCTGCCTGGTCGTGCGCCGGGAGGGCGAGGGGATACACCGGTACTGTCACCTGGGTACGGGGAATTACAACGACAAGACGGCGCGCATCTACGCCGATTTCGGCCTGTTCACCGACAAGGAGGAGTTTGGCGAGGACGTAACGCAGCTCTTCAACCTGCTGACCGGCTATGCGCTGCCCTCGCGCTTTCACCATCTCATCCTTTCGCCCACGTCGATGCGGGAGGACATGGTGAAGCGGCTTCAGCGGGAGAGCGACCGGGCCCGCACCGGGCATCCGGCCCTGGTGATCGCGAAGATCAACTCCCTCGTCGACCCGGACATGATCGTGGCCCTGTACCAGGCTTCCCAGGCCGGCGTGCGGATACAACTGATCATCCGAGGCATATGCTGCCTGAGACCGGGCGTCCCGGGATTGAGCGAGAACATCAGCGTCATCAGCATCGTAGACCGGTTTCTCGAGCACGTCCGGCTGTTCTATTTCTACAACGACGGGAACCCGGAATACCTGTTTTCCAGCGCGGACTGGATGGACCGGAACCTCAACCGGCGGGTCGAGATATCGTTCCCGGTCATCGACAGGGCGCTCCAGGCGGAGTTGTGGGCGTATTTGAAGATCCAGTTGAAGGATAATGTGAAGGCGCGCGAATTGCAGTCGGACGGGACCTACCGATACGTGAAGAAGGCGGGAAGGCGATTCCAGTCGCAGCGGGAACTGTACGAACTGGCCTGCGAGACCGTTAGGATAAACGCGGACCGGAAGATGAAGCAGTCCGCGGCTTCACGGACTGCGCTGACCGCCCGGAACTGA